From a single Brassica napus cultivar Da-Ae chromosome C9, Da-Ae, whole genome shotgun sequence genomic region:
- the LOC106372313 gene encoding protein TIFY 9 isoform X2, giving the protein MPKVTTELDFFGLEKKQTNNAPNKPKFKKLLDRRRSFREIQGAISKMDPEIIKSLLATGANPSETSTRSLSVPSTPKEDHQRILNSPVHAPLTRPSTELVSGTVPMTIFYNGTVSVFQVSPNKAEDIMKVAMETSPKKDKSMEKDLSIFPSQGGSHCKGFLRSARRE; this is encoded by the exons ATGCCTAAGGTTACCACAGAGCTTGACTTCTTCGGTCTTGAGAAGAAACAGACCAACAACGCTCCTAATAAGCCTAAGTTCAAGAAACTTCTTGACCGCCGTCGTAGTTTCCGAG AAATTCAAGGTGCGATTTCTAAGATGGATCCGGAGATTATCAAATCGCTGTTAGCTACTGGTGCTAACCCTTCCGAAACCTCGACCAGATCTCTATCGGTTCCATCTACTCCAAAGGAAGATCATCAACGGATCCTGAATTCTCCGGTCCATGCCCCTCTCACCag GCCCAGTACAGAACTTGTCTCTGGAACTGTACCTATGACAATTTTCTACAATGGTACCGTCTCAGTTTTCCAAGTGTCTCCTAACAAAGCTGAGGATATTATGAAGGTGGCCATGGAAACATCACCAAAGAAAGACAAATCTATGGAGAAAGATCTCTCG ATCTTCCCATCGCAAGGAGGAAGTCACTGCAAAGGTTTCTTGAGAAGCGCAAGGAGAG AGTAG
- the LOC106372312 gene encoding repressor of RNA polymerase III transcription MAF1 homolog, whose protein sequence is MKFLEYTNLDRLNVFMGHLNLGERSIKGCLEAYSCKHAGTDKRLSLSLENEMLDYLGKSSDTDSSSPVDLLLSRSSRKALIYLVLTLYQMYPDYDFSAVKAHQFFSEESWDTFTQIFNNYMFEASKEWTARNEDGSLLEAIYEALDEVVKLAECEMYVYNPNPNADPFLEEGAIWSFCFLFYNRKLKRVAGFRFCCISNLASDAFLADTPPYGEDEDIFADMDM, encoded by the exons ATGAAGTTTCTGGAGTACACCAACCTTGACAG ATTGAATGTGTTCATGGGTCATCTAAATCTCGGAGAAAGGAGTATCAAAGGCTGCCTTGAAGCTTATTCTT gTAAACATGCTGGAACTGATAAAAGATTGTCTCTTAGTTTGGAGAATGAG ATGCTGGATTATCTTGGGAAATCTTCTGACACTGACTCATCTTCACCTGTTGATCTCTTGTTAAGCAGATCAAG TCGAAAGGCTTTGATCTACTTGGTTCTTACACTGTATCAGATGTATCCGGACTACGATTTCAG cGCTGTGAAAGCACATCAGTTTTTCTCGGAGGAGAGCTGGGACACGTTTACTCAGATCTTCAACAACTATATGTTTGAAGCTTCTAAG GAATGGACTGCGAGGAATGAGGATGGTTCCCTGCTTGAGGCAATCTACGAGGCTCTTGATGAG GTTGTGAAACTAGCTGAATGTGAGATGTATGTTTACAACCCGAATCCCAATGCTGATCCTTTCCTCGAAGAAGGAGCAAT ATGGTCTTTCTGTTTCTTATTCTACAACCGAAAACTGAAGCGTGTTGCAGGGTTTCGTTTCTGCTGCATAAG TAACCTGGCAAGTGATGCGTTTCTCGCCGACACACCTCCATATGGAGAGGATGAAGACATCTTTGCCGACATGGATATGTGA
- the LOC106369930 gene encoding uncharacterized protein LOC106369930, translating into MDPSIKFSFEEGVPLLDSSSYRKLMYLHTTRPDIYYAVNTLCQFSHAPTNIHLNAAYKVLRYLKGTVRQGLFYPADNKFDLCGFSDSDWAACKDTRRSVSGICMFTGDSLVSWRSKKQDTVSCSTAEAEFRAMALATKEMIWLARLLLEFRVPFQPPAYLYCDNTSALHIANNFVFHERTKWIELDCYKTREAIECGFLKIMFVKTGNQLTDTLTKVLHLAPFQDLISKMGMTNIFISPS; encoded by the coding sequence ATGGATCCGAGTATCAAGTTCTCTTTTGAAGAAGGTGTTCCATTATTAGACTCTTCTTCTTATAGAAAGTTGATGTATCTACATACAACAAGACCTGACATCTATTATGCGGTGAACACTTTGTGCCAATTCTCTCATGCTCCTACAAATATTCATCTCAACGCAGCATATAAGGTTTTGAGGTATCTAAAGGGCACAGTTCGCCAAGGACTGTTCTATCCAGCTGATAACAAATTTGATCTCTGTGGGTTTTCGGATTCTGATTGGGCAGCATGTAAAGATACAAGAAGATCAGTAAGTGGTATATGCATGTTCACAGGTGATTCCTTAGTGTCTTGGAGATCCAAGAAGCAAGACACGGTCTCTTGTAGTACTGCTGAAGCAGAGTTTCGAGCTATGGCGCTAGCAACGAAGGAGATGATCTGGTTAGCTCGTTTACTTCTTGAGTTTCGAGTTCCGTTTCAACCTCCAGCTTATCTCTATTGTGATAACACTTCGGCTTTACACATTGCTAACAATTttgtgttccatgaaagaactaAGTGGATTGAGTTGGATTGTTACAAAACTAGAGAGGCTATTGAATGTGGGTTTCTCAAAATCATGTTTGTCAAGACTGGAAATCAGCTAACTGATACATTGACGAAGGTGTTGCACCTTGCACCGTTCCAAGACCTCATTAGCAAGATGGGAATGACTAACATCTTCATatctccatcttga
- the LOC111209977 gene encoding putative pentatricopeptide repeat-containing protein At5g13230, mitochondrial has translation MGHSKILIGPGHISWANAYPHYKHVLTSILFTFSPAVRLVRFTNPVIGIKDPVGSSKLEIHMIGFRRTITLSEIRRFKRFGQCYFSVRTAASALEWSESIIPSLDSHTYGKLLRRCIGQNDPISTKAIHCGVVKRGICLDLFASNILLDAYVKAGFAKDALNLFDEMPERNHVSYVTLSRANACEDPVGLYTRLHREGHELNPHVFTSFLKWFVGVDKAEIGWWLHSFIVKLGFTSNAFVGAALINAYAVCGDVDSARSVFEGILRKDVVAWAGIVSCYVENGFLEDSLKLLSRMGMEGLMPNNYTFACALKASIGLGEFDYAKSVHGRILKTCYELDPRVGIGLLQLYTQLGDMSDALKVFSEVPKSDVVPWSLMIARFGQNAYCDEAVDLFIRMRQAFVVPNEFTFTSILNACAIGKCYALGKQIHGLVVKGGFDLDVYVSNALIDVYAKCEKMDTAVKLFAELSNRNEVSWNTIIVGYANLDEAEEALSLFREALRNQVSVTEVTCSSAIGVCASLASMELGAHVHGLAIKTNNAERVAVSNSLIDMYAKCGDIKHAQSAFEEIETKDVPSWNALISGYSTHGLSREALRIFDVMKESDCKPNALTFLGVLSGCSNAGLIDEGVECFESMIRDHGIEPRLEHYTCMVRLLGRSGQLERAMKLIEGIPYEPSVMIWRAMLSASIDQNNVERAMLSASIDQNNVDFARRAAEEILKIDPMDEATYVLLSNMYAGAKEWANVASVRRSMKERGVKKEPGLSWVEHQGGVHYFSVGRLSHHPDMKLINGMLEWLNMKAKRAGYVPDRKAVLHDMDGEEKDKRLWFHSERLALAFGLVRMPLSRNRILIIKNLRICSDCHSAMKVISSIVQRDLVIRDMNRFHHFHDGVCSCGDYW, from the coding sequence ATGGGCCACAGTAAGATTTTAATTGGGCCGGGCCATATATCATGGGCTAATGCTTATCCTCATTACAAACACGTGTTAACAAGTATACTTTTCACCTTTTCACCTGCGGTTCGACTAGTTCGATTCACTAACCCGGTGATCGGAATCAAAGATCCGGTCGGAAGTTCGAAGCTCGAAATTCACATGATCGGGTTCCGTAGAACAATTACTTTGTCGGAGATTCGCAGGTTTAAACGCTTTGGACAATGTTACTTTTCCGTTCGAACCGCTGCGTCTGCATTGGAATGGTCGGAATCGATTATCCCGAGCTTAGACTCTCACACTTACGGCAAATTACTCCGCCGCTGCATTGGTCAAAACGACCCGATCTCAACGAAGGCTATCCACTGCGGCGTCGTCAAGCGAGGCATCTGCTTAGACCTCTTCGCTTCAAACATTCTCCTCGATGCCTACGTCAAAGCAGGTTTCGCGAAAGATGCCTTGAACctgttcgacgaaatgcctGAGAGAAACCACGTCTCGTACGTCACTCTCAGTCGAGCCAACGCGTGCGAAGATCCCGTTGGTCTTTACACCAGGCTGCATCGAGAAGGTCACGAGCTTAATCCGCACGTGTTCACTTCCTTCTTGAAATGGTTCGTCGGTGTAGACAAAGCTGAGATCGGTTGGTGGTTGCATTCTTTTATAGTTAAGCTCGGTTTCACCTCCAATGCTTTCGTCGGAGCTGCTCTTATCAATGCCTACGCCGTCTGTGGCGATGTTGATAGCGCGAGAAGTGTCTTTGAGGGGATTTTGAGGAAGGACGTTGTTGCTTGGGCTGGGATTGTCTCTTGCTATGTGGAGAATGGGTTCTTGGAGGATTCTCTTAAACTGCTTTCTCGCATGGGGATGGAGGGTCTCATGCCCAACAACTACACTTTTGCTTGTGCTTTAAAGGCTAGCATTGGGCTAGGCGAGTTTGATTACGCCAAGAGCGTTCATGGGAGAATCTTGAAAACGTGTTACGAGTTAGACCCTCGTGTAGGTATTGGTTTGCTTCAGTTGTATACGCAGCTTGGAGATATGTCTGATGCTCTCAAAGTATTCAGCGAGGTGCCGAAGAGTGATGTGGTGCCTTGGAGTCTTATGATTGCTCGTTTTGGTCAGAACGCGTATTGTGACGAGGCGGTTGATCTGTTTATCCGAATGAGGCAAGCTTTCGTTGTTCCCAACGAGTTTACTTTCACCAGTATCTTGAACGCGTGTGCCATCGGAAAGTGTTACGCCTTAGGAAAGCAAATTCATGGTCTTGTGGTGAAAGGTGGGTTCGATTTGGATGTCTATGTCTCGAATGCTCTTATTGATGTGTACGCCAAATGTGAGAAAATGGATACCGCTGTGAAGTTATTTGCTGAGTTGTCAAATAGGAATGAGGTGAGCTGGAACACGATCATTGTCGGGTATGCAAATCTAGACGAGGCAGAAGAAGCTTTAAGCTTGTTTCGTGAAGCCCTGAGAAATCAGGTGTCGGTAACTGAAGTGACTTGCTCAAGTGCTATTGGAGTTTGTGCTTCTTTGGCAAGCATGGAGCTAGGTGCCCACGTTCATGGGCTGGCGATAAAAACTAACAATGCCGAGAGAGTTGCAGTGAGCAACTCATTGATagatatgtatgcaaaatgtggTGACATCAAACACGCACAATCTGCGTTCGAAGAGATAGAAACCAAAGACGTACCTTCTTGGAACGCGTTGATCTCAGGGTATTCCACACATGGGCTGAGCAGAGAGGCATTGAGAATCTTCGACGTTATGAAGGAGAGTGATTGCAAGCCAAACGCGTTAACGTTTCTTGGCGTTCTTTCCGGATGCAGCAATGCAGGATTAATAGATGAAGGTGTGGAATGTTTTGAGTCGATGATTCGAGATCACGGCATTGAACCACGTTTGGAGCATTACACGTGCATGGTCAGGCTTTTGGGAAGATCAGGGCAGCTCGAGAGGGCTATGAAGCTGATCGAAGGGATCCCATATGAGCCTAGCGTTATGATCTGGCGGGCAATGCTCAGCGCCTCGATCGATCAGAACAATGTGGAGCGGGCAATGCTCAGCGCCTCGATCGATCAGAACAATGTGGATTTTGCAAGGAGAGCAGCAGAGGAAATACTAAAGATCGATCCAATGGATGAGGCGACGTATGTTCTGTTATCAAACATGTACGCAGGTGCAAAGGAATGGGCAAACGTTGCCTCCGTTAGGAGAAGCATGAAGGAGAGAGGTGTAAAGAAGGAACCTGGCTTAAGTTGGGTAGAACATCAAGGAGGCGTGCATTACTTCAGTGTGGGAAGGTTATCGCATCATCCGGATATGAAGCTTATAAATGGGATGCTGGAGTGGCTTAACATGAAAGCAAAACGAGCTGGCTATGTTCCTGATAGGAAGGCCGTCCTGCACGATATGGATGGTGAAGAGAAGGATAAGAGATTGTGGTTTCACAGCGAGAGGTTGGCTCTTGCGTTTGGGCTCGTTCGAATGCCGTTATCAAGAAATCGCATATTGATCATCAAGAATCTAAGGATATGCTCTGATTGCCACAGTGCTATGAAAGTGATATCGAGTATAGTTCAGCGAGATCTTGTCATCCGAGATATGAACCGGTTCCATCATTTTCATGATGGAGTTTGCTCTTGCGGTGACTACTGGTGA
- the BNAC09G43880D gene encoding GSH-induced LITAF domain protein, whose translation MPKEGEPVIGVPYYAGQNPYQAGMVPPNAIYGDPMGAPIQQTFYRDTPAPFNCLYCGNTGLTHIRSKPGLAAVVACMTPFMLGFCFLCPSMDCLWNKQHHCPQCGNKVADFEKSDPCLVMDPPQWTQSSFALPA comes from the exons ATGCCGAAAGAGGGAGAACCGGTGATCGGAGTACCGTATTACGCGGGGCAGAACCCGTACCAGGCGGGGATGGTGCCGCCGAACGCTATCTATGGAGATCCGATGGGAGCTCCGATCCAGCAAACGTTTTATCGGGACACTCCTGCTCCTTTCAATTGCCTCTATTGCGGCAATACTGGTCTCACCCATATCAG ATCAAAACCGGGTTTAGCTGCTGTTGTGGCTTGCATGACTCCCTTTATGCTTGGATTCTGTTTTCTCTGCCCTTCAATGGATTGCCTCTGGAACAAACAGCATCACTGCCCTCAGTGTGGGAATAAG GTTGCTGACTTTGAGAAATCAGATCCCTGCCTGGTGATGGATCCGCCACAGTGGACGCAATCGAGCTTTGCACTCCCTGCTTGA
- the LOC111198028 gene encoding uncharacterized protein LOC111198028 has product MASPLLGPPELQDSNSPLPASGPSDPFMDLMVSNFNKSTKVKVSPSPPMGLTENGAATYLSAGNPCLDFFFHVVPSTPKESIEQRLSTAWSHDALTTLKLICNLRGVRGTGKSDKEGFYTAALWLHGCHPKTLACNLDSLSKFGYFKDFPEILYRILQGFEIRRVQKSEWQQRKGRRSGPRSGGGRGRARAPFYIDLSRSSHKGRGRKKPAATREMRIANAEKRNQEKKEKASLDRKLEKISMGKKAFTRYSQDPDYRFLHERVSDLFADYLKKDLEFLTSGETNKISLAAKWCPSLDSSFDKATLLCESIARRIFPRESFPEYEGVEEAHYAYRVRDRLRKQVLVPLRKTLQLPEVYMGAKEWGSLPYNRVASVAMKSYKEIFLNHDAERFQKYLQDAREGKTKIAAGAVLPHEIIGELEGGDGGQVAELQWKRMVDDLKKKGSLTRCIAISDVSGSMAGDPMEVSVALGLLISELTEEPWRGKMITFSGDPELQVVEGDDLRSKTKFVRRMKWGMNTDFQKVFDLILKVAVDGRLKPEEMIKRVFVFSDMEFDQAASSSSVSYYGTRQTYDTRDANTWETDYEAIARKYREAGYGDVVPEIVFWYLRDSSSTPVNGSKKGVALVSGFSKNLIKMFLDNDGGIDPMAIMEDAISKEEYSKLVVVD; this is encoded by the coding sequence ATGGCTTCACCTTTGCTTGGTCCACCGGAGCTTCAAGACTCCAACTCTCCCCTCCCAGCCTCTGGTCCCAGCGATCCATTCATGGACCTCATGGTCTCTAACTTCAACAAGTCAACCAAAGTCAAAGTCTCCCCTTCTCCTCCCATGGGCCTGACCGAGAACGGAGCCGCGACCTACCTATCCGCAGGTAACCCTTGCCTCGACTTCTTCTTCCACGTCGTTCCCAGCACTCCCAAGGAATCGATAGAGCAGAGACTCTCCACGGCTTGGAGCCACGACGCTTTGACCACTCTCAAGCTTATCTGCAACCTTCGCGGAGTCCGCGGTACCGGAAAGTCAGACAAGGAAGGGTTTTACACGGCGGCGCTGTGGCTACACGGTTGCCACCCCAAAACCCTAGCGTGCAACCTCGACTCTTTATCAAAATTTGGATACTTTAAAGACTTTCCGGAGATTCTTTATAGGATCCTGCAAGGGTTTGAGATCCGTAGGGTCCAGAAGTCGGAATGGCAACAGAGGAAAGGTCGTCGTTCTGGGCCCCGATCTGGAGGTGGTAGAGGTAGAGCAAGAGCTCCTTTCTATATTGATTTGTCGAGATCCTCTCATAAGGGTCGTGGACGTAAGAAGCCGGCGGCGACGAGGGAGATGAGGATAGCTAATGCTGAGAAGAGGAACCAAGAAAAGAAGGAGAAAGCTAGCTTGGACCGCAAGCTTGAGAAGATATCAATGGGGAAGAAAGCTTTCACCAGATACTCTCAAGATCCGGACTACCGTTTCCTCCACGAACGCGTCTCCGATCTATTCGCTGATTACTTGaagaaagatctcgagttcTTGACGTCAGGGGAAACGAACAAGATCTCTTTAGCTGCTAAGTGGTGTCCTTCCCTCGACTCTTCCTTCGACAAAGCGACTCTTCTCTGCGAGAGCATCGCTAGAAGAATATTCCCTCGCGAATCTTTCCCGGAGTACGAAGGCGTGGAGGAAGCTCACTACGCTTACAGAGTGCGTGATCGCTTAAGGAAGCAAGTCCTCGTCCCTTTACGAAAGACTCTGCAGCTCCCAGAGGTTTACATGGGAGCTAAAGAATGGGGCTCTCTCCCTTACAACAGAGTAGCATCCGTGGCGATGAAGTCTTACAAGGAGATATTCTTAAACCACGACGCGGAGAGGTTTCAGAAGTATCTCCAAGACGCGAGAGAAGGGAAGACAAAGATCGCCGCCGGCGCCGTGTTACCTCACGAGATCATCGGCGAGCTGGAAGGAGGAGACGGCGGACAAGTCGCCGAGCTGCAGTGGAAACGAATGGTGGACGATCTGAAGAAGAAAGGCTCGCTGACGAGGTGCATCGCGATCTCCGACGTCTCGGGGTCCATGGCCGGCGATCCGATGGAGGTTTCCGTCGCGCTGGGGCTTCTCATCTCGGAGCTGACGGAGGAGCCGTGGAGAGGGAAGATGATAACGTTCAGCGGCGATCCTGAACTTCAGGTTGTTGAAGGAGACGATCTGAGATCGAAGACGAAGTTCGTGAGGAGGATGAAGTGGGGGATGAACACTGATTTTCAGAAGGTGTTTGATTTGATTCTGAAAGTTGCCGTCGATGGGAGGTTGAAGCCGGAGGAGATGATCAAGAGAGTGTTCGTGTTCAGCGACATGGAGTTCGACCAAGCCGCGTCCTCGTCTTCGGTGTCTTATTATGGTACGAGGCAAACGTATGATACAAGAGATGCGAACACGTGGGAGACTGACTACGAGGCGATTGCTAGAAAGTATAGGGAGGCAGGGTACGGGGACGTTGTACCGGAGATAGTGTTTTGGTACCTGAGGGACTCGAGTTCGACCCCGGTGAATGGGAGCAAGAAGGGAGTGGCGTTGGTGAGTGGGTTTTCGAAGAATCTGATCAAGATGTTTTTGGATAATGATGGAGGTATCGATCCCATGGCTATTATGGAGGATGCTATATCAAAGGAAGAGTATAGCAAGCTTGTCGTTGTTGATTGA
- the LOC106372313 gene encoding protein TIFY 9 isoform X1: MPKVTTELDFFGLEKKQTNNAPNKPKFKKLLDRRRSFREIQGAISKMDPEIIKSLLATGANPSETSTRSLSVPSTPKEDHQRILNSPVHAPLTRPSTELVSGTVPMTIFYNGTVSVFQVSPNKAEDIMKVAMETSPKKDKSMEKDLSVIPPTTLRTKLFGQNIDGDLPIARRKSLQRFLEKRKERVVSSSPYFPTSA, encoded by the exons ATGCCTAAGGTTACCACAGAGCTTGACTTCTTCGGTCTTGAGAAGAAACAGACCAACAACGCTCCTAATAAGCCTAAGTTCAAGAAACTTCTTGACCGCCGTCGTAGTTTCCGAG AAATTCAAGGTGCGATTTCTAAGATGGATCCGGAGATTATCAAATCGCTGTTAGCTACTGGTGCTAACCCTTCCGAAACCTCGACCAGATCTCTATCGGTTCCATCTACTCCAAAGGAAGATCATCAACGGATCCTGAATTCTCCGGTCCATGCCCCTCTCACCag GCCCAGTACAGAACTTGTCTCTGGAACTGTACCTATGACAATTTTCTACAATGGTACCGTCTCAGTTTTCCAAGTGTCTCCTAACAAAGCTGAGGATATTATGAAGGTGGCCATGGAAACATCACCAAAGAAAGACAAATCTATGGAGAAAGATCTCTCGGTAATTCCTCCGACCACCTTAAGAACAAAGCTCTTTGGCCAGAATATAGATGGAG ATCTTCCCATCGCAAGGAGGAAGTCACTGCAAAGGTTTCTTGAGAAGCGCAAGGAGAG AGTAGTATCATCATCTCCTTACTTTCCGACATCGGCCTAA